The Drosophila simulans strain w501 chromosome 3R, Prin_Dsim_3.1, whole genome shotgun sequence genome contains the following window.
TTCTAAGGTTTCTTGCCACAGATGCTATGCTCTTGAATGGGCTTCCACGAAGGATGGAGAAATACAAATGTGCTCAGAATCAGATTCATTTATAAATGTGTTTAAGGTTACTAAGCAATTCACAGCAGATGAATAAAAGTGGCGCTCCCCTATATGTTTTTCCCAAGGAAATGGCTCGTATGTTGAGTAAGTTATGGATTCATATGTGGTCTGGCCATTTCTTCGACTATCCAAACTGGTCCCACAAATTCCTGCAATGGTTCCGTCGTTCTCCAATTGGACCTGACGTCTTTCCTTGCTGAATCTCGAGTGGATTGCGACCGCATGGTCGTGGAGTAGAGTCGAACTTGTTTGGATGTAGGGCAGCCTAAAGCGGCCAGATGAGTCAGTGCCGGTTCCCCGGCAGCGGATGTCGTTCGTTTCAGTTGAAAACTCtttttttggcttaattaattCGACGATTGGCTTAATGGCGCGCTGAATCCTCAGCGGGTTTTCCTGCCcatgcataaattaatcaGCTATTTGCTTCCCGGAACCCAGCAATTCCCATGGAACCGCGCCAATCGCCTCGCCGTGCAATCAATAATGAAAGCACACACTTTCCCGAGGGACCTTGGGGCCGAGCTAAAACAATTTCAGCTGATAACATCTCGCGTTTCCTGGCCACTCGAAACCATTAGATTTTGCTGCGTTTTCAACTAGCAACAAAGACTAAATGTGGAGCCTAAGCATTGAATTGTGCGGAAAGTAGGGGAAATTCAAGCAGAGCCACAGGCAAAGGCAGTTTCATTATACTGCTGTAACGAATAAACTTCGAGAATGCTGGTCTTTGAAAGTAAGTACAGTGAGGCGCTGGTGGCGTGAACAAGAACGTATTTGAACTTCTAATCggaaacaaaggcaaacaagcgAAATAAACAGACGTCGTGGaacacatatatgtacataaggTGGAGATGAACATCTTTCGATATCATAGTGtgtcaaatatttgttatttgatcTAAGTATAAGATTTTAAGAGTGAAATTTCAAGCCATATATCCGAGACCTGCATGTTTTCGAAATTCGTCTCAGCTCAACGGTTCGCCATTAGCGAGGGACCCCTGTGCGCCGAGGTCACCCCAACCCGCTGCCCGGTCCTCCATCAATGACAATAATCAATCACGGCTCACCGCAGCGGAGGAGACCATGGGGCGGAGCAGAATGAGGGAACGAAGGGAGCGAAGATGAAAATCGAATCAAGGCGAACAGAAAGAGGAGTCGGTGCGGTGGTGGGAAGTGTGAAAAGTTGGCCACAAAAGCCGACGGCAAGGGGAGTTTTCCTCGCCGCGGCCAAATCACTTGAACTATGCTTTTCTCGCTCGCTACGTTAATTGAAAACacaatttacttaatttttgcATATCTCGCTTCAAATTACGTTgcataattttgaataatttttattcgTATTTTTGTGTTGCTTTTTTCTGCTTTACTCTTCTCTCTCCATCGTTCGGTAATAATTTTGCTTTCATATTTTCGTATTCTTTCGGTAAATGGTTGTTGtaacattttgttgatttgtaattaaatatgcgTATGTGTAACTTTTAGCAATTGTTTGGttggatgttgctgccgttgttgttgcagttgttgttgttgcagttgttattgtttatgttGTTGGCTTACACAGAgcggttgctgttgtttcttgttgtttgtttaatttaaattaaattaattactaaaattattttataacaaatatCACTACaatagtttgcatttttttgttgtttgtttttgtatcgTTTATCAATTACTACCATtactaaaagaaaaaaagatcGCTCATTTCCTCTTTTCTCACCGTCGGACAACAATTTCTCATAGCAGCTAGACAGAATTTAGTTTCAtctcttaatatttttagagTTAATTACTTTTGATTCTAAAAGCTTTGAGGggtgtgtatatatagtactGTTTAGGGGAGGATCTATTGGTTATTCCTTGAGGCGGCTATTTCATCGACGCGTACTTGGTAGGCGCCTGTCTCATGTGTTGCaagttgcttttgctgctgctgttgctgttgctgctgctgatgttgccgTTGTcctggttgctgctgctgctgctggtgctgcatcACACGTTGTAGCAGGAGATCTGCGGCAGGTGCTggaatgtgggcgtggccgccACCGCCGTGGCCGCCGAACTGAACGGCACAAACGAGGTCTGgccggcagcagcggcggcggctgccaaGTTGAGCGAGGCGGCCGCCGCGTACGGGTGCATCCGCTGAGACCGCAAGTACTGGCGGTACTTTCCGCTCAGCTTGTCGGTGGCCGTGTTCACTGCTCCCGTCGCCCCCGCACCGCTCACCGCCCCGCCTCCGCCCACCGACGCCGACCCGCCCGTGGCCGCTccggcggtgggcgtggccgagtAGAGGCGCATGGGATTGGTGTCAGGGCCGGCCTGATAATTGCTAGGAACTGTGGCCATCGGCGAGCGGTCCATCAGCATGGACGTCGCGTCCCACGGCGGCGGAGGCAGGcagtgttgctgttgctgctgtggctgctgctgttgcacctgCGACTGCTGCAGCTTCCCCGAGGCGACCGCCGTCTGTCCGTAGCTGCCGGAGATCATGGCGTCCCGCTTGCCGCCCCCTGCCCCGCCGCCACTGCCCTTGGCCGCATAGTGGCTGTGGGGATGCAGCATGTGGTGGGGCGTGAGGGCGGTGCGGGCGGCCAGCGCAGCCAGCTGATCCCACTGGccggcggctgcggcggctATCGAGGCCTgtgccgcagctgctgccgctgagtTGGCTGCATGGCTCTGGCTctgactttggctttggcgTTGGCTTTGGTTGCTGCTGGcacgttgctgctgctgctgctgttgctgctgctgctgctggtgctgctgctgctgctggcggacCAGACTAGACTGTTGCTGCGGATAGTGGGCCTGCTGCGACATCTGCGACatttgctggtgttgctgccgcagttgctgctgttgctgttggtagcgttgctgctgttgttgctgctgctgggcactCGTGGCCGCCCGGGCTCCACGTCGCGCGGCACTACTGCTGGGCGCCGTGGCCACCGCCGCACCGCTTCCGCCTCCGCCCAGGGCCGCTCCGCTGCTCAGCGAACTGCTGCTCACCGCCCGCGCGGTCGCATGCATGTTGTTCACGAACGGGCTGCGCCGCTGCGACTCCATCTTGCGGAAGTAGCACGGGTGGATCATCAGCAGGGGCTCCACCCTCTGGCCCGCCGGCGGCTTGGGCTGGTTGGGCAGCTCGTACTCCACGCTGCAGTCCACGTGCAGCGGGATGCTGTAGTCCTTCTGCGGCGATGGAGCGGGCGCtgcgttgctgttgctgctggcagtctgttgctgctgctgctgttgttgctgttgttgttgttgtctgcTGTTGGCAACGGCGGCGGCGACCTGCGTTTGGGTCGCCGCCGCATGGCTGTGGCgcgagttgctgctgctgctggtgttggcGGGCTGGTGGTGATGgcggtggtgttgctgctgctgctgctgttggagcaactgctgctggtgggcaGCCACGGCGGCGTGGTAcatgtgttgctgctgctgctggtggtgatgctgctgctgcgtctggctgtgctgctgctgttgctgctgctgctgctgttgctgctgcagggcGGACAGGGCCGACATGCCGTGCGACAGGGACGACATGTCGTAGTTGGCATAACAGGCGGCCATCGTCATTGCTGTTTTCAGGGGCTCTTTTAGCTTTTGCTCTCGTTTCGGTAACACAGAATTCGCTTTTGGTTTGcttatttactttgatttaGATTTTTAGCATTTTGCGGGCGTTTTTCGCTTTCTTCACTTTCGAAAAAATTCacttttgtggttttattGGCACTGGTAATCCAAAAAGAGCGGCTAACGGTAAATTTGCCGCTGCAGGTAATCCGTGAgttggttgttgcttttgtttttgtttttgtgttttgagATAGGAGGAACCTTAATCcatatgtgtgtttgctttgctttggaATTCGCTTTAACCCGTATAATATTAGCTGCTGTTCGCGTGTTTAACTTTGTTTCGTTACgtttattgtatatttattagcgttTTAATCAGTCTTTGTTTGGTTTTACATAAATGCAGCGAACAGTTGGAGCTGCTgggtgagtgtgagtgcgagtgggTGCGCGTGTCGGGGTGAGTGAACAATCCACGTGTGTTTTCAGTCTTTTTGCCCGTTTTCGCTGGCTAACTTAACCGTTGCTTCTTAGCTACTCCTTGTCTTCTTTTCATTCggttatgttctgttctgttctttTCTCGCGGGGGTGAGTTCGCGGAGTAGGTAACTTGTTAGTTCTATGCGCAATAGAACTGCCGAACGAACGTCTCATCCACTCCGAAGAAAAACGCGATCTGAATTGTAGTTTCTGTTTTGTAGTTTTGCTGCCGCCGCTTGCTTCTCTGCCGCTGTCTCTGCCGACGTTTGTAAGCGCAGCGAGTTTGCTGAATACGGAGCGCGCACgaaaaacagctgttggccagaCGCCTACGCCTGTGTGTAGGCTttgcttttcttgtttttgttgattgTCAGGCCGATTTGCTTAGTTTTCGTATCACAATTGGCCACAGTtgcgtttcttttttggctttaaCTGCGTGTTCACCTTCGACGCGACGTTGACTCTTCTTAACTCTCTTCTTCGTTAATTACGTGCCATAGACCACGCTATATCTCTTCCGATGTCCGCACGAATCGAGCTCTTTGAAGCGACTGACTCGAAACGTCGACTTCGCTCCATTCTGCCGACGCCTACCTGCTGTTCGGCACAGCTGATGTTCCGTGACGTAttcagcacacacacagtcgcaGGAGACGAGCGCAGAggcattgttattgttgccttCCTATATATGTTGCATTCAATGgccgctctctctcgctctccctGTCTCTCTCTGTGACCGCtctgtgcgtgcgtgtgtgtgtgtggtacaCATTCAGCCATGTTACTACACGGCGGCCATCTTTACAACTGCTTTGGTCGAGACAGAGAGAGACGGAGAGGCGAgaaaagagcgagagagcgcaCATTATTTTGTAATACGATTTCTTTAACAGTTTTAgtgctttaattttttacgGCAAACGCTTTTTTGGGAGCAGCTTTATGGGGTCGTAAAAGCAGATGGGCTCTAAAGGGGTTAACTGCGAGTTGAGAGCTAATTGAGTCGCACTAAAAACGAGGAGTTgaataaatctatcagcatcACCTGGTTCAAATGGGAATGGGTTCTTTTTTACTTATATATTTCTGAGCACTTTGGTACATCGCTGAAAATTAAAACCCATATAATATCAACAGAAGCAGAATAAATATGATCTGCACACAATTGCCACAAAATCCTCTGCAACGCACCTTCGAACACACCTATGTACATAGTTCCTAAATATAACAATACAACAAATACCCCAAGAACCTCTCCGGTTTTGGAATACGAAAGCTAAACTGCGCACTGAGAGCCTTTCTGCAggccaaaaaaggaaaacgaatTGCAAAAACTCAAACAGACAGCGATATTAAACATTTCTGCACTAAAAAATGGGCAATTTAAGTCAGGAAAGGGCActgtctcgctcgcacacacacagcgagagagcgagagagagtgagaaagCGGCTGGGAATTACACACATTGTAATAAATAAGGAAGGTCGTTGCCATAGCAGCCGCCGTTGGCGTCGtttttttccccccattttgttgttgctgcgagAGAGTGGCTCGCTCTGTGGGGCTCATTCAGCAACTGCTGATAACAAATCAgctgttttgttgtttggGGAGGTGTGTCCGCGTGCGAGTGTGTTGGTGAGTCTGTCTGTCTCTCTTggtacatattttttgtttttttttttctcaaagCATATGTTTGTTGGAATCGCtgttgcagctgttgttgttgtgggacTGGAAGTTGTTGCTGTCAAGTTGCCATTGCATTTGAGTGTTGTTGCTAGTCGATGTGCAAGTAAAACGAAAACCCATGTGGCGGATTGGCATTGAAGCATATCTTTTAAttcaaaaagtaaaagtaatgCTGCTAAATTTCTACTAAAATACTAATAATTCGTATTATGTGCCAATTATTCTAAGAAATAAACGGTGTATGCATACAAGATAATTGATACTATTGTTGATAGCCTTAATTATTTCCTGCCTTCCTACTGTTGTTTCCATGGTTTTGTTAATGATTTGTCTTCATTGCATCTGTGATTGTGGATGCTTTTGGGAGTCTGGTTTGGGTTAATATTGCCACCATGGTGCTGTAGCTTTGTGGCCACTTCtatgatgttgttgctgctgcttttaagCCTTTTCTTCACTGGTGGTGCTTCCGCCGTATTATTTGTATGGCTTTTGGAtgtgatgttgctgttgctgccagcTTTGCACTCGTGCCTCCCTTTGTGTGCTTATTTCTGCTCTGTTGTATGCTGTGCagctttttgctgcctttaGTTGCTTTCTGGCTTTATGTTGCTGCCgtgatgttgctgcttgcGTGCTTAATGACGAGTCGGCCGCATTACAGTTTGATTACGGGCCGCCAATTTGGAAATTACCGAACTGCTCGAATTAGCGGACCAGTCGCTCTGCTGGTGAGCCTATGGCTCAACCCCAACCCAAGCGAACGGCCAGAAcgaacgaaattggccaagaGGGGCAACAGACAAAACGACAACTGCCACGACGACGACAATGCCAGAAGTGGCATAGAAAACTACGAAATTAGAAATTCCAGACAGATAATGGTTTACTCAAGTGGGGTTGGTTGAATGCAGATTAAAGGAGGCGTTGAAATGCCTTAAAATGCGCCCTTTATGTTTTCAAAACTGCTCAAAATACTATTCATTTTcgttaaattgcaaatataaCTTGTAAGTATAAATTCTAGTGATAGGATAAGGTTATAGTTATCATAGTTAATGCAGTCCCGTATCGTAAACCATGGACAGAGTGAGTTTCTTTGTATCGGGACTACGATCGACTATCGCACTCGGGAGCAGTGAAAtgtataatttgtattattttaggGCAGCTCTATGATAACATTCAGGATGCTTGTTTGTCCCCAGGTCATTCCTTTGATCGTCAGTTTTGGGATCTGGCATTCACTCATTAAATCGGTCCAGCCCACATTTCCTGTTCCTCTAATCTCTGTCATCGTCTCCTTTTATATTTGCCTGGTGCATCGCCCTGCTGCCCGGACTGCCTTCTTTTCTTCCCTTCTGGCATATCGAATCCATAACTCAACTGCCTTTCTCCTGCTGAAGTCCAAGTCACGGTCCTCCCGATCCGTTCTCCCCGGCCCGGTCGGCCTGTACGGTGAAACCTGTTTGCATTATTAAGTAACCGCTAGGCCGGCAACTGATCCCGACTGCGACCGGTTGCGCTGCATGGCTTCTTCCCAAGAAGACTGTGTTCTGTGTTTCGTCGCTTCTATTCCCCGACGTCTGCACGAAACTTTCGTTTTTTATACCCGCTACTCGCTGGGGGTTAGGGGTATATGCCATTCTAAAAACTACACTTGGCCGCAGAATtctttgtttggttttctcaTTGAAATCCTAGTATAGGTACACTTACAGGCAAAATCTGTGACGTTCGTAATCCTACCATATGTCACTATGATTCAATAAGAacgtaaaataaaacaagttctatacataaataaattactgaAAGAAAACGagaatggaaatttaattacttataaCGTGCTAGTAGGTGTTTGAAAAAATCCTTTCTAAGACCCAAGGATGAACCTTTTTGAGGCATCTGTGTGTAGGGTATCTCTTGATCGAGCAGAGCGATTAGGCAGCCCATTTCTGTGTGTCCCTCTTGCTCCCTCCGCTGCAGTTGGCTGTCTGTTTGTCTGGTCCGCTTGttaattcgaaataaaaacagGAAAATTTACTTTACAATCTGTGCTAAAATCGTAAATTTTTAGCCGGCTCAGGGGAGCGGCAGTTGCTGTGCCATGGCTGTTCCACGTCCAGTTCCGCAGGTAAGACGACGCTGCCGACGAGGCAGGCCAAGAGGCACGGCGCAGCCCGGCGAGGTAGGCTAATCCGCTTGGGCATGACAACGATGACTATTTGTTCTGGGCCCGGATCTCATGCCTCCCGCCCTCCCCTCCTCCTACGACCATCCTGTTCTGTTCTTTTCTGTTTGCGGTTCCACGTACTCTCGTACTCTCGAATTCTCGGGCCGTGCCTAGTTGTTATCtcttcttatttaattttggcTGCCATTGCCGGAGTTGCTGTGCTGTCGCCGTCTAATCTCCACGGCAATATCATCACGAACGCTGGCTACCCGGCTCACCAGCTCACCAGCTCAGCAGCTCCTCGGTGCAAGAGCCTGCCCGTTGATTGATGCGTTTCCCATTCGGAATTTATGCCATGGACCATTTTGGGCAAGCGCTAAgcaattcatttttttccgGCCAGCGGTCCTTGTTTCCCTCTGATGCGTGCACCTCAGTCCGTTCAGCGTTGCCCGCTCGACCGCTTTACCGCCAAACAAGCTGGATTTTGAAGAAGAATGCATTTCAAACTGTTGCAAACTTTTGTCTATTGTATTAATGTGGTCAAGTCATAAAATTTCCAAAACATCGATAATTGTTCAAACCACTCTTTTCAAACCACTCTTTGTGTATCTCAAGCTATTCTGCTGGTAGTTAATGTGAAAGCGATTTCAAAATTCGCCTCCCTATGTATTTCTTAGATATATCTTCTGTTAGAAAGTATCTTATTGCCTGGTTACCATGTATCTTCTTTAAATTCTTCAATAATCATACTGTATGCCTAGAGCTGGCAGCCGCAACTCCATTTCGCTTCATGACTCACAGCGTGCTTAATAGATCTCAGTGGGCATCACTGATCGGATCCCCTCCAGCTGCAATCAGCCTGATCGGCGAGCGATACTCTGccaggaacagcagcagcgcggcagcaacatccacCGCAGCAACAGGCACATCGGCAACATCCACtgcgcaacagcagcagcaccatcaggAGCGTCCTCAGACATGGACTTCGgatggcaatggcgatggAGATGGCGATGGGGACGGCGTGCACGTCGAGTGAATCTAAATTGCTAAATACCTTTTTATGGTTGCTGGCAGTCGCACTGCGGAGCTTCGGTTTAAGATTTTAAAATGTACGAGTATCTTGGTATCGCCGGCTTTCGCAGAAGCGATCCATAGTTGCTTCATAATGTATTGTgtgcattttgattttcccTGAAAGCGAACGGCCCGCTCATTCCTGTGATTCATCATGGCATCATGGGCTGTTGCCGCTTTTGGAAGCTGCTCCTTCGGCATGTTTTTAATAGCCCTTCGGGAATTATTCATTTCCATTGTCTCGCTGCCGTCCAATTTCGATTGCCATCGAgttataaacaatttcaattatttttccCGTCTCCTTTTCCGTCGCTCGAAATTATGCAACTAATTGCCGGGAATGCGGAGCATTTGACTCCCGAAACGATGCGTTCCCTTTCTCGTCTCCAGTTGGCAGTCAGCTGGCAAATGCATAATTAACCTGACCTTTGATCGCCGGAAGGGATGGCCAAAAGAAGGGAACTCAAACGGGGTTGGCCCAGGGTTCGAGAAATTGCAGTTATACgatttggaattttattatAGTTCTCTTGTTTCTGGGAGGATGGATTCCTCTGCTTTTTCTACCGCTTATTTCTCGTATCATGTTTTTTATTGGAAATGCTATTAAACGAATTCCGCTGAAATACTTTTGATGAACCGGACACCGGAATGTCGTTCAAGTTGGGGttttcaaaaacaaagcaacatACTGCGAGGCAAAAACCTAAAGCGACCACTTCGGCAAGCAATTATAGTTATGTCTCTGGGCATTTCAGGAATTCCACGTATAAATACCATATATTCAATCCAGTTGCCTTTTGAGCCAGCCAAAAATGATCTTCAAATTTGTCGGCGGGCCAATTTGCAGATCGTAATCACAAGCCCGGGGAAGAAGACTTCGTCATAACGGTTTCGATAATGGGTTTCAGATGGACGTTTTTTAATAGGCACTTTACGAAGTggttagttttttatttactgTTCATTATTATATAGATGAATTCGGAATGACGtggtttcattttattattacgAAAGTATTTCTAATTGTCTTACCAAGAAGTCTAAAATATGAATTAGGCTGGTTTCCATGCTTCAGTCTTCCCTTTACTGAAATCTGAATCGCCCTTTGATGTCTGCCCCAAATAAATTCGCGTTGCCAATGGTTTATGCCAGTCGTGATAACACTACAAAGCCCCATTATCCTAGCCCCTCTCCAAATGAATAAAGTGCAAACAGAAATGCACGCGATTTCAGAGCCCGAAGCGCCGTTCTGAGTTAGGGCCACTTAAGagcatatattttaaataattcccaaaataATAACAGATTCACTTAAACACTCCAAACACTCCCCAGTCTGTTGGCAGTATAATATAGCCAGCCTTTTACAACAATTACGATATTCTTACGCAGAGGcgataaaaaatgttaaaaataaagaaaataagagAACGTTGTCTTGAAAATGCCGCCGGCGGAAACTGGCGAAAAAAACCATCAAAAGCGTACATCAGGTCTTGCCTCATAAGGGTGCTCCACGGATCCAATTAGTAAGCAATTTATATGCACTTTGTTTGTGGTGAGGGTATGACGGTAGACTTTATTTTCGTTTCGGATTGAAAAAGAATAGGGGAGCCCTTATCTGGATAAACTAACTAATGGGTATTGCTTTGCGAAGTCCTGA
Protein-coding sequences here:
- the LOC27206454 gene encoding centrosomal and chromosomal factor, encoding MTMAACYANYDMSSLSHGMSALSALQQQQQQQQQQQQHSQTQQQHHHQQQQQHMYHAAVAAHQQQLLQQQQQQQHHRHHHQPANTSSSSNSRHSHAAATQTQVAAAVANSRQQQQQQQQQQQQQTASSNSNAAPAPSPQKDYSIPLHVDCSVEYELPNQPKPPAGQRVEPLLMIHPCYFRKMESQRRSPFVNNMHATARAVSSSSLSSGAALGGGGSGAAVATAPSSSAARRGARAATSAQQQQQQQQRYQQQQQQLRQQHQQMSQMSQQAHYPQQQSSLVRQQQQQHQQQQQQQQQQQQRASSNQSQRQSQSQSQSHAANSAAAAAAQASIAAAAAGQWDQLAALAARTALTPHHMLHPHSHYAAKGSGGGAGGGKRDAMISGSYGQTAVASGKLQQSQVQQQQPQQQQQHCLPPPPWDATSMLMDRSPMATVPSNYQAGPDTNPMRLYSATPTAGAATGGSASVGGGGAVSGAGATGAVNTATDKLSGKYRQYLRSQRMHPYAAAASLNLAAAAAAAGQTSFVPFSSAATAVAATPTFQHLPQISCYNV